A segment of the Flavobacterium azooxidireducens genome:
ACGAATATGATGTTTGGAATTGGATTTTTTGAAGTATCGGTATCTGTAATAACAACGGCTTCTTTAGTTTGTGTAATTACTGTTTCAAGAAGTTTTAGACGTTGTTCTTCCTCTTTTTGTTTGGTAACGTCCTGAATTGCTCCAATCATTCGGATGGCCTTTCCATCTAAATCTTTTACTAAAAATCCTCTGTCAAAAACATATTTGTAACTTCCGTCTGCACATTTAAAACGGTATTCATCTTGCCATCGTTCTGTTTTTTGTTCCAGAAAAGAATATAGTTTGACAGACATTTTTAAACTGTCTTCAGGATGAATTCTGTCAAACCACCAGCTCGAAGTTGTGCCTACATCTTCCTTTTTATAACCAAAAACTCCATGAATTCCTTTATTCCAGACAAATTCATCTTCTTGAATTTTCCAATCCCAAATGGTATCACTGGTTGCTTTTGCTACAATATCATATCGTTCATTGGAATCTTTAATTTCACTGTTAATGGTTTGAAGTTGCTCTAAAATAGAAATGTTTCTTCTATCGTTTCGGGCAATTACAAATCGAATAAGTAATCCGGCAGCGACAATAAAACTTACATCTTTAATAAAATGAAAAGTAATTAAACTGTGAAAATCATTTTTAAAACTTCCTCTCAATATCAAATGCATAACGATAGCTAAAAAAAGCGAAGCAATGATAAAAACAAAAGAGATGATATTTGATTTACTTTTCATTACTCAAATATAAAAAAATTATTCTCTTTTTTTACATTGAAAAGGTAATGCCGTTTTGTTTGTTGAATTTGTATCATAAAAGATGTGGTATTTAGTTGTTTTGGAATTTGAATCAGTTTAAAAAATCTTTTAAATCATCGTAGGATTTGATTTTTATACTCTTTTTTTCTTTGTTTATAACGCTTTTAATCTGTTTCGGAATTGGTAATTTTAGGTCTAAAGTAGATTCAACAATATCCGAAAATTTAATAGGATGTGCCGTTTCTAAAAACACTCCAATGCAATTTGGATTATTGGTTAATTCTTTTTTTAATCCCAAATAACCTACTGCACCATGAGGTTCTGCAATATAATTGAATTCAGCATGTATTTTTTTCATGATGGCAATAGTTTCTTCATCTGAAAAACGATAGGATGAAAAGTCATTTTTAAAAGCCGATAAATCATGTTGATATAATTCTTGTATTCGGATAAAATTACTCGGATTTCCAACATCCATTGCATTGGATAAAGTTGCTTTGGAAGGTTGTGGAGAATAAACTCCATTTGTCATAAATCGGGGAACAGTATCATTTTCATTCGTTGAAGCAACAAAATGTTGAATAGGTAAACCTATTTTTTTTGCTAAAATACCGGCACAAATATTTCCAAAATTCCCACTCGGAACAGAAATAATTAGTGGTTTGTTATGTTTTTTCAGCTCTTTATAAGCAAAAAAGAAGTAAAACATTTGCGGTAACCATCTAGCCACATTGATGGAATTTGCGGAAGTTAAATTTTTATGAGCTAAATCGTCATCTAAGAACGCTTTTTTTACCATGTCTTGGCAATCATCAAAAACGCCATCAACTTCTAATGCGGTAATATTTTGACCAAGTGTGGTTAATTGTCGTTCTTGAATGTCGCTTACTTTTCCGCTTGGATATAAAATA
Coding sequences within it:
- the thrC gene encoding threonine synthase, producing the protein MHYKSLNQIAPSVSFEEAVVFGLAPDKGLYFPEEIKSLPISFFEKIETLSNVEIAFETIKQFVGNEIPEDDLKQILTETLNFDFPLSKIEENIFSLELYHGPTMAFKDVGARFMARCLAYFNKKNPSQKNTILVATSGDTGGAVASGFLGVSNVEVVILYPSGKVSDIQERQLTTLGQNITALEVDGVFDDCQDMVKKAFLDDDLAHKNLTSANSINVARWLPQMFYFFFAYKELKKHNKPLIISVPSGNFGNICAGILAKKIGLPIQHFVASTNENDTVPRFMTNGVYSPQPSKATLSNAMDVGNPSNFIRIQELYQHDLSAFKNDFSSYRFSDEETIAIMKKIHAEFNYIAEPHGAVGYLGLKKELTNNPNCIGVFLETAHPIKFSDIVESTLDLKLPIPKQIKSVINKEKKSIKIKSYDDLKDFLN